In the Thermodesulfovibrio yellowstonii DSM 11347 genome, one interval contains:
- a CDS encoding tetratricopeptide repeat protein has protein sequence MRNLILIILFLLIPTLLSASESAYVFVIDENSNPFQGYRLLETQRDDIYMTKIQPIKKWITVPRSQLIVVQDGYVYPVKDSIIIDKLKGIALLLIDFSQRKSLYFNPEEILIDKDIKLLIENKKRILPKVKELFPSEFKKIEIKQEKILLSDYVALAEQYEKNAQWSKALSIYEELLKQEPKNKKIINKIGLIYYYLSDFKKAKEYFEMLPKDEEQTIIKLVGIYIIEKNFEGALRVINNSGLNSPYLHYLKGVVYYLTNRKEEAYKQVSILFYMDNNLAQNLRDLLR, from the coding sequence ATGAGAAATTTAATTTTAATTATTTTGTTTCTCCTTATTCCCACTCTGCTTTCCGCTAGTGAATCAGCCTATGTTTTTGTTATTGATGAAAATTCAAATCCTTTTCAGGGTTATAGACTTCTTGAAACTCAAAGGGATGATATTTATATGACAAAAATACAGCCTATAAAAAAGTGGATTACTGTTCCACGTTCTCAGTTAATTGTTGTGCAGGATGGATATGTTTATCCTGTAAAGGATTCTATAATTATTGATAAACTAAAAGGGATTGCGTTGTTATTAATTGATTTTTCTCAGAGAAAATCTCTTTATTTTAATCCAGAAGAAATATTGATAGATAAAGATATAAAATTGCTTATTGAAAATAAGAAAAGAATTCTTCCAAAGGTTAAAGAACTTTTTCCATCTGAATTTAAAAAAATAGAGATTAAACAAGAAAAAATCCTTTTATCTGATTATGTTGCATTAGCTGAGCAATATGAAAAAAATGCGCAGTGGAGTAAGGCGTTATCAATTTATGAAGAATTGCTCAAACAGGAACCAAAAAACAAAAAAATTATAAACAAAATTGGACTTATTTACTACTATCTCAGTGATTTTAAGAAAGCAAAGGAATATTTTGAGATGCTACCAAAAGACGAAGAACAGACAATCATAAAGCTTGTTGGAATTTATATCATTGAAAAGAATTTTGAAGGAGCATTGAGAGTTATTAATAACTCAGGATTGAATTCTCCATATTTGCATTATCTTAAAGGTGTAGTTTACTATTTAACAAATAGAAAAGAAGAAGCTTATAAACAAGTCTCAATATTATTTTATATGGACAATAATCTTGCTCAAAATTTGAGAGATCTTTTGAGATAG
- a CDS encoding AAA family ATPase: protein MIELDLNEEFVKAFHLAENTEKNLFITGKAGTGKSTFLNYFRENTTKNIAVIAPTGVAAVNVKGQTIHSFFNFKPDITLYKVKEIKPKNPNLYKKLDCIVIDEISMVRADILDCIDSFLKIHGPNKKKSFGGIQMIFIGDLYQLPPVVTSKEKGVFKELYKTPYFFSSNVFQKCDFEFIELEKVYRQSDSAFLEILNSIRNNTVTDEIIEKLNQKVNPDFNPPEDDFYIYLTTTNKMAEEVNFDKLSRIKNKEFKYYGFVDGEFSEQDLPTSQELILKVDAQVMLLNNDSKGRWINGDIGKIVEINTKKAEPDVILVELTNGEIVEVTPFTWEMYEFYYDKNRKKILTDVIGRFTQYPLKLAWAITIHKSQGLTFDKVLLDIGRGTFSHGQLYVALSRCRSLEGLILKKPVYPKNVLLDRRIVKFLTEFQYNHSEKNLPLQEKISIIETAINEGKEIEIVYLKSTDIKTKRLIKPVYIGDMEYANKTFLGLKAFCMLRNQERHFNVEKIIDVRIID, encoded by the coding sequence ATGATAGAGCTTGATTTAAATGAAGAATTCGTTAAAGCTTTCCATTTAGCTGAAAATACAGAGAAGAACTTATTTATAACTGGAAAAGCAGGGACAGGAAAATCAACATTTTTAAATTACTTCAGAGAAAATACAACAAAGAATATTGCAGTAATTGCACCAACAGGCGTAGCAGCAGTAAATGTTAAGGGACAGACAATTCATTCTTTTTTTAATTTTAAACCTGATATTACTTTGTATAAAGTAAAAGAAATTAAACCCAAAAATCCAAATCTTTATAAAAAACTTGACTGCATTGTTATTGATGAAATATCAATGGTAAGGGCTGATATTCTTGACTGTATTGATAGTTTTTTAAAAATTCATGGACCAAATAAAAAGAAATCCTTTGGTGGTATTCAGATGATATTTATCGGTGATTTATATCAACTTCCTCCTGTTGTTACATCCAAAGAAAAGGGGGTATTCAAAGAACTCTATAAAACTCCATATTTTTTTAGCTCTAATGTTTTTCAAAAATGCGATTTTGAATTTATTGAACTTGAAAAGGTTTACAGACAGTCAGATAGTGCTTTCCTTGAAATTCTTAATTCAATAAGGAATAATACTGTTACAGATGAGATTATTGAAAAATTGAATCAAAAAGTCAACCCTGATTTTAATCCTCCGGAAGATGACTTTTATATTTATCTTACAACAACCAATAAAATGGCAGAAGAAGTAAACTTTGATAAACTTTCAAGAATTAAAAATAAAGAATTTAAATATTACGGATTTGTTGATGGAGAATTTAGTGAACAAGACCTTCCAACTTCTCAGGAACTTATACTCAAGGTTGACGCGCAGGTAATGCTTCTTAATAATGATTCAAAAGGAAGGTGGATAAATGGAGATATTGGTAAAATTGTTGAGATAAACACAAAAAAAGCTGAACCTGATGTAATACTGGTTGAACTTACAAATGGAGAAATTGTTGAAGTCACTCCATTTACATGGGAGATGTATGAATTTTACTATGACAAAAATAGAAAAAAAATTTTAACTGACGTCATTGGTCGGTTCACGCAGTATCCTTTAAAACTTGCATGGGCTATCACAATCCACAAAAGTCAGGGACTTACATTTGATAAAGTATTACTTGACATTGGAAGAGGGACATTTTCTCATGGACAGCTATATGTAGCTCTTTCAAGATGTCGTTCACTTGAAGGATTGATATTAAAAAAGCCTGTCTATCCGAAAAATGTCCTTCTTGACAGAAGAATAGTAAAATTTCTTACAGAATTTCAATATAACCATTCAGAAAAAAATCTCCCACTCCAAGAAAAAATTTCAATAATTGAAACGGCAATAAATGAGGGGAAAGAAATTGAAATAGTTTACCTGAAATCAACTGATATAAAGACAAAAAGATTAATTAAGCCTGTTTACATTGGAGATATGGAATATGCAAATAAAACATTTCTTGGTTTAAAGGCATTCTGCATGTTAAGAAACCAGGAAAGACATTTTAATGTTGAAAAAATCATAGATGTAAGGATTATTGATTAG
- a CDS encoding L,D-transpeptidase family protein, whose amino-acid sequence MLLFSILIFIFSVNTSLAYETVDLVVVIKSKRAMFLMKEGKIVKAYKVALGKTPVGKKVSQGDGKTPEGRYYIIGRNPNSNFYKALKISYPNEQDIEQAIKLHVNPGGGIMIHGLSKHVEYLGKYHIIDDWTEGCIAVTNEEMDEIWKLVPDGTPIEILP is encoded by the coding sequence ATGCTTCTTTTTAGCATTTTAATTTTTATTTTTTCTGTTAATACCTCTTTAGCGTATGAAACTGTTGATTTAGTAGTTGTTATTAAATCAAAAAGAGCTATGTTTCTAATGAAAGAAGGGAAAATAGTTAAAGCTTATAAAGTTGCGCTTGGCAAAACTCCTGTAGGGAAAAAGGTTTCGCAAGGAGATGGCAAAACACCTGAAGGAAGATATTACATAATAGGAAGAAATCCAAACAGTAATTTTTATAAAGCCCTAAAAATATCATATCCAAATGAACAAGATATTGAACAAGCAATAAAGTTACATGTAAATCCTGGTGGTGGAATTATGATACATGGACTTTCAAAACATGTTGAATATCTTGGTAAATATCACATAATTGATGACTGGACAGAAGGCTGTATTGCTGTAACAAATGAAGAGATGGATGAAATATGGAAGCTTGTACCTGATGGAACCCCAATAGAAATTCTACCATGA
- the mtnP gene encoding S-methyl-5'-thioadenosine phosphorylase, producing MHNKQQVKIGIIGGSGLSESEAKKEIITIKTPYGEPSCPYEIEKIDDIEVLFLRRHGQKHSIPPHKVNYRANIYGFKNFGIERIFGVFATGSLTENIPPGSIVIPNQIIDFTQGMRANTFYEEKKVVHIDFTEPFCSEIRHYLLETARKIGINVISHATYICVNGPRLETAAEIKFFKNIGADIIGMTIMPEASLAREVEICYAAVAVVANYAAGISKFPLTVKEVIETMEDSLDAVGFLIKETIKKLPEERKCLCKHALKNASF from the coding sequence ATGCATAACAAACAACAGGTGAAAATAGGAATAATTGGCGGCAGCGGACTCAGTGAATCAGAGGCAAAAAAAGAAATTATTACCATAAAAACACCTTATGGTGAACCTTCCTGCCCTTATGAAATAGAAAAAATTGATGATATAGAAGTTTTATTTCTCAGACGACATGGACAAAAACACAGCATACCACCCCATAAAGTTAATTATAGAGCCAATATTTACGGATTTAAAAATTTTGGAATTGAAAGAATATTTGGAGTTTTTGCTACAGGCTCACTAACTGAAAACATACCACCTGGCAGCATTGTAATACCCAATCAAATTATAGATTTTACTCAAGGAATGAGAGCTAATACTTTCTATGAAGAGAAAAAGGTTGTTCACATAGATTTTACAGAACCATTCTGCAGTGAAATAAGACATTATTTATTAGAAACAGCCAGGAAAATCGGCATTAATGTAATCTCTCATGCTACATATATATGTGTCAATGGACCAAGACTTGAGACCGCTGCTGAAATAAAATTCTTTAAAAATATTGGTGCTGATATTATTGGTATGACAATTATGCCCGAGGCTTCCTTAGCACGAGAAGTTGAAATTTGTTATGCAGCAGTGGCTGTTGTTGCCAATTATGCTGCAGGAATATCAAAATTTCCTCTTACAGTTAAAGAAGTTATTGAAACGATGGAGGATTCACTTGATGCAGTTGGTTTCCTTATAAAAGAAACCATAAAAAAATTACCTGAAGAAAGGAAATGTCTCTGCAAACATGCTCTCAAGAATGCTTCTTTTTAG
- the queF gene encoding preQ(1) synthase: MLYGEKAIKEALLEAWDNPYPDRDYKIEISFPEFTCLCPRSGYPDFATIKISYIPDKKIVELKSLKLYLNSYRDKYISHEAVTNKIYEDLHNLLKPRNLEVIGDFNPRGNVKTIIKVSSECK, translated from the coding sequence ATGTTATATGGGGAAAAAGCCATAAAAGAAGCATTACTTGAAGCATGGGACAATCCATACCCTGATAGAGATTATAAGATTGAAATAAGTTTTCCTGAGTTTACCTGTTTATGTCCAAGGTCTGGATATCCTGATTTCGCAACAATAAAAATAAGCTATATTCCTGATAAAAAAATTGTTGAACTTAAATCTTTAAAGCTTTATCTTAATTCTTATAGGGACAAATATATTTCTCATGAAGCTGTTACAAATAAAATTTATGAGGATCTACATAATCTTCTTAAGCCAAGAAATTTAGAAGTAATAGGTGATTTTAATCCAAGAGGGAATGTGAAAACTATAATAAAAGTTTCCTCTGAGTGTAAATAA
- the hemH gene encoding ferrochelatase: MDKIGVLLLNMGGPDSLTAVKPFLYNLFSDPYIANFGFMQKPLAWFISFFRAEKVKKAYQKIKGKSPLKEITTAQAIAVEKALGNNFKVLPGMRYWHPFIEESLNELKKSDIKKIIALSLYPQFCSATTSSVVEKFKQCANGYFEFKIISSWCDYPLFIDAWIEQIEKSFEKFGNDCFVLFSAHGIPLSLYKKGDPYILEVERSVKAIANKMKLQQFKIGYQSRTGPVKWVKPSTEEIIEELAKNGNKKVLVVPVSFVSDHIETLYEIDIVYKKKANDFGIQLHRVDSLNTSPKFIEALKNLVLESV; this comes from the coding sequence ATGGATAAAATTGGGGTATTATTACTCAACATGGGAGGACCTGATAGTCTTACAGCAGTAAAGCCTTTTCTTTATAATCTTTTCAGTGATCCATACATAGCAAACTTTGGTTTTATGCAGAAACCACTGGCATGGTTCATTTCTTTCTTCAGAGCCGAGAAAGTAAAAAAAGCATATCAAAAAATTAAAGGAAAATCTCCATTAAAAGAAATCACAACTGCCCAAGCAATAGCAGTTGAAAAAGCTCTGGGTAACAATTTCAAAGTTCTTCCTGGAATGCGTTATTGGCACCCGTTTATTGAAGAATCTCTAAATGAATTAAAAAAATCAGATATAAAAAAGATTATTGCACTTTCGCTTTATCCACAATTTTGCAGTGCCACAACATCATCTGTAGTTGAAAAATTTAAACAATGTGCAAATGGATATTTTGAGTTCAAAATTATTAGTTCATGGTGTGATTATCCTTTATTTATTGATGCATGGATTGAGCAGATTGAAAAATCCTTTGAAAAATTTGGAAACGACTGCTTTGTTCTCTTTAGTGCTCATGGTATCCCTCTTTCACTTTATAAAAAAGGAGACCCTTATATTTTGGAAGTTGAAAGAAGCGTCAAAGCTATTGCCAATAAAATGAAGTTACAACAATTTAAAATAGGTTATCAAAGTAGAACAGGACCTGTTAAATGGGTTAAACCATCAACTGAAGAAATAATTGAAGAACTGGCTAAAAATGGAAATAAAAAAGTATTAGTTGTTCCAGTGAGTTTTGTTTCTGACCATATAGAAACTTTATATGAAATTGATATTGTTTATAAAAAAAAGGCAAATGATTTTGGAATACAACTCCATAGAGTTGATTCATTGAATACTTCACCGAAATTTATTGAAGCTCTAAAAAATCTTGTATTAGAATCTGTATAA
- a CDS encoding UbiX family flavin prenyltransferase, whose product MEKFILAITGASGIIYGIRLLEELIKNFEISLILSNSALYVMKLETEIKNFHEFKERFNNPKIKFYSENQIDAPIASGSYKTRGMFIVPCSMKTVSAIAHGYADNLITRAADVTIKEGRKLIISPREMPLGIIHLENLLKLARIGVIVAPPIPAFYNNPESIDDIVNFVVGKLLDCIEIENNLYRRWNG is encoded by the coding sequence ATGGAGAAATTTATTTTAGCAATAACAGGAGCTTCAGGTATAATTTACGGAATCAGACTTCTTGAAGAACTTATTAAAAATTTTGAAATATCTTTAATTTTATCTAATTCAGCCTTATATGTGATGAAACTGGAAACAGAAATTAAAAATTTTCATGAGTTTAAAGAAAGGTTCAATAATCCTAAAATAAAATTTTATTCTGAAAACCAAATTGATGCTCCTATAGCAAGCGGCTCTTACAAAACTCGTGGCATGTTTATCGTTCCGTGCTCTATGAAGACTGTCTCAGCAATTGCTCACGGTTACGCAGATAATCTAATTACAAGGGCTGCTGATGTAACAATTAAAGAAGGTAGAAAACTTATTATTTCACCAAGAGAAATGCCTCTTGGTATAATTCATCTTGAAAATCTACTTAAACTTGCAAGAATTGGTGTTATTGTAGCACCCCCAATTCCTGCATTTTATAATAATCCAGAAAGTATTGATGATATAGTCAACTTTGTTGTTGGTAAACTTCTTGATTGCATAGAAATTGAGAATAATCTTTACAGGAGATGGAATGGATAA
- a CDS encoding NAD(P)-dependent oxidoreductase has translation MKIGFIGLGNLGKAMAKRLISEGVELIVWNRTIDKAKELGCLIANTPSELISQVDMLILNLKDSIAVKDVLINQNGLIYGNCENKIVIDTTTNHFEEVLEFYSLLKEKRAYYLESPVLGSVIPASQGLLTVLVSGDKTAFERAKFILEKIGKSIFYLEKEGVATKMKLINNLVLGSFMATLAEAIVFAEESGIDKERAIEILLSGAGNSMVLNVKKQKIIDEDFTPHFTNALIYKDLDYIHDLAKLLKRPLFTGSILKEIYATALLKGVENEDFSSIYKIFKNF, from the coding sequence ATGAAAATAGGTTTTATAGGACTTGGAAATCTTGGAAAGGCTATGGCAAAAAGGTTAATTTCAGAAGGTGTTGAATTGATTGTCTGGAATAGAACTATTGACAAAGCAAAGGAATTAGGATGTCTTATAGCTAATACTCCGTCGGAGCTTATATCTCAAGTAGATATGCTTATTCTTAATCTAAAAGACAGTATTGCTGTAAAGGATGTGCTAATCAATCAAAATGGGCTTATTTATGGTAATTGTGAAAATAAAATAGTTATTGATACCACAACAAATCATTTTGAGGAAGTTTTAGAATTTTATAGTCTTCTAAAGGAGAAACGTGCTTATTATCTTGAATCTCCTGTATTGGGAAGTGTAATTCCAGCTTCTCAAGGACTTTTAACAGTACTTGTCAGTGGTGATAAAACTGCTTTTGAAAGAGCAAAGTTCATACTGGAGAAAATTGGTAAAAGTATATTTTATCTTGAAAAAGAGGGAGTTGCAACAAAAATGAAGCTGATAAATAACCTTGTTCTTGGCAGTTTTATGGCAACTCTGGCAGAAGCTATTGTATTTGCTGAAGAATCGGGTATAGATAAAGAGAGGGCAATTGAAATATTACTTTCAGGTGCGGGAAATTCTATGGTTCTCAATGTAAAGAAACAAAAGATTATTGATGAAGATTTTACACCACATTTTACAAACGCTTTGATTTACAAAGATTTAGACTATATTCATGATTTAGCAAAACTCCTGAAAAGACCATTATTCACTGGAAGCATTCTCAAGGAGATTTATGCTACAGCTCTATTAAAAGGAGTTGAAAATGAAGACTTCTCCAGCATTTATAAAATTTTTAAAAACTTCTAA
- a CDS encoding 2-oxoacid:ferredoxin oxidoreductase subunit beta, with product MSTLQDYSGQKPAWCPGCGNFSILKAFNEAMAELGLNPHEFVIVSGIGQAGKFPHYTRCNTFNGLHGRTLPVATGIKLANHKLKVFAVAGDGDCYGEGGNHLIHAIRRNIDVKLFIHNNQIYGLTKGQASPTSMKGMITKTQPFGVFSEQFNPLAMAVALNCSFVARGFAGDMEHLKALIKEAVTHRGFSLIDILQPCVSFNKINTFEWYRQRVYRLSENYDPFDRAKAFEKSLEWGDSIPIGVVYKTSRPVFEEQIPVIKEKPLVEQKLAFEKIKSLIGKFY from the coding sequence ATGTCTACCTTACAAGATTATAGTGGACAGAAACCTGCCTGGTGTCCAGGATGTGGTAATTTTTCAATACTTAAAGCTTTCAATGAGGCAATGGCAGAACTTGGACTGAACCCTCATGAATTTGTAATAGTCTCAGGCATTGGACAGGCTGGAAAATTTCCGCATTATACGAGATGTAATACCTTCAATGGACTTCATGGAAGAACACTACCTGTTGCAACAGGAATTAAGCTTGCCAATCATAAATTGAAGGTATTTGCTGTGGCAGGTGATGGTGACTGCTATGGTGAAGGAGGAAATCATCTTATTCATGCCATAAGGCGTAATATAGATGTGAAACTTTTTATCCATAACAATCAGATTTATGGACTTACTAAGGGACAGGCATCACCCACCTCTATGAAAGGAATGATTACAAAAACTCAGCCTTTTGGGGTTTTTTCAGAGCAGTTTAATCCATTGGCAATGGCAGTTGCGCTTAATTGTAGTTTTGTTGCAAGAGGTTTTGCCGGTGATATGGAGCATTTAAAAGCACTAATCAAAGAAGCAGTAACTCACAGGGGATTTAGTCTAATTGACATTCTTCAGCCATGTGTTAGCTTTAATAAAATAAACACCTTTGAATGGTACAGACAGAGAGTATACAGGCTTTCTGAAAATTATGATCCTTTTGACAGAGCTAAAGCCTTTGAAAAATCCCTTGAATGGGGTGATAGTATCCCTATAGGAGTTGTTTATAAAACATCAAGACCTGTATTTGAAGAACAAATTCCTGTGATTAAGGAAAAGCCTCTTGTTGAGCAAAAACTTGCGTTTGAAAAGATTAAAAGCCTTATCGGAAAGTTTTATTAG